The Hyperolius riggenbachi isolate aHypRig1 chromosome 3, aHypRig1.pri, whole genome shotgun sequence genome window below encodes:
- the LOC137564422 gene encoding uncharacterized protein isoform X1 has product MDKQQGRKKPQPKRPQKKDGKKPNPPCLWSIQRPPMVITARNIPLTMSPSEAGEPAMQTPAANFQQPLPFVVLQNNGRRVSQMFMPPSSLASCSTNPPPSSYEHPRAETSQAVGQEISPDSHTTLPQDGNIHSRDRECTAPQRYSAQEHHVMNYGGIGSYYGQPAFMSQSAYPNVYSAPQYGYSMPYGGYSGSFPSYPHVLPGSEYMTYGSYACASPAYPYGGGLSQHTGYYGSHYSNQEVRMSSHWMPQGSFSELLQDTNWERQELPFPSSAPESYLPLTPSANAWVPDQSPNYYS; this is encoded by the exons ATGGACAAGCAGCAGGGCCGAAAGAAGCCTCAGCCCAAAAGACCCCAGAAAAAGGATGGAAAGAAGCCGAACCCCCCCTGTCTGTGGTCAATACAGCGGCCACCCATGGTTATCACTGCCAGAAACATCCCCCTCAccatgagcccctctgaggcag GTGAACCAGCGATGCAGACCCCGGCAGCTAATTTCCAGCAGCCATTGCCTTTTGTAGTGCTGCAGAACAATGGAAGGCGTGTTTCCCAGATGTTCATGCCTCCATCATCTCTGGCTTCCTGCTCAACAAACCCGCCACCTTCCTCGTATGAGCATCCAAGAGCTGAGACATCGCAGGCGGTTGGGCAAGAGATTTCTCCAGATTCTCATACAACTCTACCGCAAGACGGCAATATCCACTCCAGAGACAGGGAGTGTACCGCCCCCCAGAGGTACTCCGCCCAGGAGCATCATGTGATGAACTATGGTGGCATTGGCTCCTACTACGGACAACCAGCATTCATGTCTCAATCAGCTTATCCAAATGTTTACTCAGCCCCCCAATATGGATATTCCATGCCTTATGGTGGGTATTCAGGAAGCTTCCCGTCCTACCCGCATGTTCTACCAGGATCCGAATATATGACATACGG CTCCTACGCCTGCGCCAGCCCAGCTTATCCCTACGGTGGCGGCCTGTCTCAGCACACGGGATATTATGGCAGTCACTACTCCAACCAGGAAGTCCGGATGAGCAGCCATTGGATGCCCCAGGGGTCTTTCTCTGAGCTCCTGCAAGACACAAACTGGGAGAGGCAAGAGCTCCCCTTCCCATCCTCCGCACCAGAATCCTATCTGCCGCTGACGCCCTCAGCCAACGCCTGGGTCCCGGATCAGAGTCCCAATTATTATTCATAA
- the LOC137564422 gene encoding uncharacterized protein isoform X2, with protein sequence MQTPAANFQQPLPFVVLQNNGRRVSQMFMPPSSLASCSTNPPPSSYEHPRAETSQAVGQEISPDSHTTLPQDGNIHSRDRECTAPQRYSAQEHHVMNYGGIGSYYGQPAFMSQSAYPNVYSAPQYGYSMPYGGYSGSFPSYPHVLPGSEYMTYGSYACASPAYPYGGGLSQHTGYYGSHYSNQEVRMSSHWMPQGSFSELLQDTNWERQELPFPSSAPESYLPLTPSANAWVPDQSPNYYS encoded by the exons ATGCAGACCCCGGCAGCTAATTTCCAGCAGCCATTGCCTTTTGTAGTGCTGCAGAACAATGGAAGGCGTGTTTCCCAGATGTTCATGCCTCCATCATCTCTGGCTTCCTGCTCAACAAACCCGCCACCTTCCTCGTATGAGCATCCAAGAGCTGAGACATCGCAGGCGGTTGGGCAAGAGATTTCTCCAGATTCTCATACAACTCTACCGCAAGACGGCAATATCCACTCCAGAGACAGGGAGTGTACCGCCCCCCAGAGGTACTCCGCCCAGGAGCATCATGTGATGAACTATGGTGGCATTGGCTCCTACTACGGACAACCAGCATTCATGTCTCAATCAGCTTATCCAAATGTTTACTCAGCCCCCCAATATGGATATTCCATGCCTTATGGTGGGTATTCAGGAAGCTTCCCGTCCTACCCGCATGTTCTACCAGGATCCGAATATATGACATACGG CTCCTACGCCTGCGCCAGCCCAGCTTATCCCTACGGTGGCGGCCTGTCTCAGCACACGGGATATTATGGCAGTCACTACTCCAACCAGGAAGTCCGGATGAGCAGCCATTGGATGCCCCAGGGGTCTTTCTCTGAGCTCCTGCAAGACACAAACTGGGAGAGGCAAGAGCTCCCCTTCCCATCCTCCGCACCAGAATCCTATCTGCCGCTGACGCCCTCAGCCAACGCCTGGGTCCCGGATCAGAGTCCCAATTATTATTCATAA